Part of the Phragmites australis chromosome 23, lpPhrAust1.1, whole genome shotgun sequence genome is shown below.
CTGAAAAGAAGGGGCTGTGATCTGTGTCTATGACCAAAACCTCACTGGGTGGCCACTTCTTGACCATGGAATCTTGCTGTTGAGGGCTCAACATGTGGTCACGCTCTGTCTTTATGAAAACCCGTTTGATTCGATTCAGTCTCTCGTCATCTCCATCGAAGCTTGCAGTGCTGATAGCGGTTGCAGGCCACGGACGCATCAACATTGAAGCAAGGACCGATTCCTACCAGGTAAAAATAAGTATGCATAAGTAAATTTTGCATAATTATTTGCTTCTTGATTGGAGCATGATGTTTAGTTATTCAGGACATAATTGGTCAAGAAATATGAATGGGAAATAATAAACAATATCCTTTTGGAAGTTATATAATGGACTACAATAATACGATGTTCAAATTTAGGTGATATAATCAATACAGTCTAATAAAGAGAGTGGATTTGGTGAGCACATGCCCACATATGTAAACTATGCATGGTTGCACTGTGAGATGGTTTTCCATTCTTGCTTCAATGTTTCTCAATTCCAGGGCACATTTCATACAATATAAATGTATTATACCTCTTCAGGGCTTTGTTGGGATAGTCGATCACGCTGGAATTCTGGTCTTAAGGCAACAGATGTTGGAGGATCATCTGCTCCTGCACCGAGTGTCAACTCAACCTCGTTTAGGGGCAAAGTTGGTAACCCCTGTTATACATTAACATTGCAGAGGATGTAGTTAGTCATACATAGTATTACAAGTCTATAATGATGAAATAAATAACAGAAGGTTAAAAATATATCGTGAATTAAGGAAAGTTGACATAATAATTATTCTAGAGCTCTTCCAAATTCCCTGTACTTTCTGTTTCATGTCTAAAATACAAATGGCTATACTGAGAACAAGccagtttttttcttctttaggAAGTATTAGGTGCCTGTTTGACATTATCCACCATATTTACCCTACTTTTTATCATACACATTTTAGCTACTAAAGATCAGTTATTAcattttttcaaagaaaatattaatggTTACATTCTTTATATTTGTAGTGTATGTATATGTTTATTTGCTGTATAGTTTGTCAGTTATATTCTCATCAGTTGCTAGGTGGCTTATGCTATatgaagagaagaaagagaagctTAAAAACATTACATCTTTCTTATCTTCATCAGTTTGAAATCCAAATGGTAGCATTGTAGCTGCCACAAAAAATGCTTGCCTGATCCTGTCAACAaattcatgcattgcatgaaTCACACTCAGTCCTCCAGCACCATGTCCGACTAGAATCATCTGAAATTAGAATGAAATGACTTAACACGTAGACCAAATCTCCTTTCGTATGTCCATATTCTTCACAATTTTGAACATTGTTCATAAATAGCTTGTTAACTACCTTCAGAATTTTTGTTGGAGCTATAATTTCTTAAATTTGTTCATACTACACAGCCATGGCGTAAGTTGTTAGCTCAGGTGTTAATCTGGATACAAAGATCATAACTTAATTGCACTTCAGATTGTTTTAAACAAGTTTCAACTACTTTCATGTAATCTGATTTCACACTTTTTATTCACAATAGCATAAGGTATTTTTCTGCTGGTCATTTCCATTGCAAGACATAGTACTGACATTATAGGTTGAGCCAAGATGTTGCTTAATACAAATCACTGGACAGAAAGGAGGAAGAGATGAGCCTATGCATGTACCTTTTCCCCCTCTGGCAAGTCCGAGATGAGGTCTATGAGCGGCTTGTCGTACTGCTTGAATGACCGAACGATGTTGGGGTCGGTAGGGTCAACGCCACCTCCGGCAAGATCAATGCATGTGACACGGTAGCCGGAGCCCTCAAGAAGCCAGCGGAGCTTGAACCAGCACCAGCCTCCATGACCTTCACCGTGAACAAGCACAAAGTGCTCCCTTGCCATGCCCATTTAGTCTGACCTCTGGCTATCAATCTAAATTTGCTACCATGGATGGAATATAACTACCTGATGGACATCCAGCAGGGGGGACTGCATTTGCGACTGCATTTGCGTGGCCAAGCCCAAATGTCAAACCGAGCAGATATCCAGTTAATTCTATTTTAAATAGGGGGTCTTAGGAGATGCCTACATTTCTGGCATGCAAAATGGCTGAAAATGGTATATCATGCAGGATGTAGCGTGTGGATGAGCAAGTTTCTCTCCTTGCATTGTGTGTGGCTTTTGGCCGTCTTACTTGATGGATTTCTACTTTTGATTTATTGCTATCTTGCTTCATTGCTGGTTGGCGTATCCAGAGCTCAAACATAATGCATTCATTACAAAAGTTCTACTGCAAACAGATGATGTAGACATGCGCTTATAACATTTCACCGTGATGTGTACTAATCTGATTTGCATTTCAACTTCTGTTTTTTCCTTGTTGGAGAAATAACAACACCCTATTGGTAAATGATTACTTAATTGGTATATAGCATCAAACAATGAACAGTTGAAGTATCCGCTGGGATTGGGAATATGATACACTAGCTCTCACAAGGACTTGAGGATCAGCTCGAGGAGATGCTCTGGTGCAGAGAAGAAAGGGTTGTGATCTGTGTCCATAACCGTCACCTCACTGGGTGGCCACCTGCGGATCATAGCCTCCTGCTGCTCAAAATATGATCCTGAACAAATGTGGCGTCCTGAACAAATGTTAACAGTAAGGGTTCTCGAAATATGATCCACAAATGATTCGCTGCGGCAATTCATTAACttatgttgtaattgtgtacCTCCTGCGGGCTCTTTTGATACAGGATTGCATTCTGATACTCCTTTCTCAGTGCCACGCTTGTAGGTGGATGGATGGTCTTGCCACAGACCAAATTTCAGGCCATACACATCCCCAACCTCGGGTAAATCAGGTACACCCTGTTGATTTTCAAATGAAAGTTTTAGAAAATGTTACTGTTGTTACCGGATATAAGAGGGATACTTGAATAAAGTTGTAACAAGAGGGCAGTCAGGCACAGGGGAAACCGAATGACATCTTTGATGTCTTGTTCTGTTAGGTAGCCAAACGGTAGCATGGTTGCTGCTATGAAGATGGCTTGTTTAATCCTGTCTGCGAACAAATGCATTGCGTTGGTCAGGCTTAGCCCTCCTGCGCTGTCTCCTACCAAAATTACCTGAGAAAGAATGGCAACATTGGATTTGAATGTCATCAATCAGTAACAGAAACATCTATTTAGTTACCTAAAGTGCATCAATTTAGTTCCATGACAGAGCATTAGTCTGAACTGAACTAGGTCTATATACAGGTCAGTAGTCTGAATTTAACTATAACTATATGTTTATGCTTCAGGCGTGCACTGTACTTCATGCAATGAATCTATGATACGGTGCAATGATAGAAGAGAACATGAAGCTAAATTATACTGGTTCACTTTTGTAGAAGAGATGATGCCGTGCATAAAGTTGCAAATGGATGCGTAAGATACGATCACCTCGTCGCCGTCCGGCAAGGCCGCCATGAGTTGATGAACAGCGCGTCATACTCATCGAACGACCGGACGTTGGGGTAGACGCGGCTGCCGGCGGCTCCAGCGAGGTCGATGCAGGAGACAAGGTGGCCGGAGCCCTGGAGCAAGGCACAACAGACGAGGAAGGATTCAAGGTGTGG
Proteins encoded:
- the LOC133906832 gene encoding methylesterase 17-like encodes the protein MAALPDGDEVIGVPDLPEVGDVYGLKFGLWQDHPSTYKRGTEKGVSECNPVSKEPAGGRHICSGSYFEQQEAMIRRWPPSEVTVMDTDHNPFFSAPEHLLELILKSL
- the LOC133906436 gene encoding methylesterase 17-like, which translates into the protein MGMAREHFVLVHGEGHGGWCWFKLRWLLEGSGYRVTCIDLAGGGVDPTDPNIVRSFKQYDKPLIDLISDLPEGEKMILVGHGAGGLSVIHAMHEFVDRIRQAFFVAATMLPFGFQTDEDKKDGLPTLPLNEVELTLGAGADDPPTSVALRPEFQRDRLSQQSPEEESVLASMLMRPWPATAISTASFDGDDERLNRIKRVFIKTERDHMLSPQQQDSMVKKWPPSEVLVIDTDHSPFFSAPEELFKLIVKSL